The segment GGATATTTACCCGACAGCACAGTGAAGACCGCAGAGAAAGAGCTGAGTCTGAGTCCAGACACCGAACTGCCAGCATAGAGACCGGAAACACTgagctgagccaggaggagaaCACAACTGAGAGACAGGAGAGCGATGGAGACGACCTCAGAGACGAGCGAGAGCCAGATcatacctgagagagagagaggagagagagagaggagcgatGGAGACCACCTCAGAGACCAGCGAGAGCCAGATCAtacctgagagagaggagagagagactgagagagagagagaggagcgatGGAGACCACCTCAGAGACCAGCGAGAGCCAGATCatacctgagagaggagagagaggagagagaggagcgaTGGAGACCACCTCAGAGACCAGCGAGAGCCAGATcatacctgagagagagagaggagagagagagaggagcgatGGAGACCACCTCAGAGACCAGCGAGAGCCAGATCATAcctgagacaggagagagagagagagagagagagagagaggagcgatGGAGACCACCTCAGAGACCAGCGAGAGCCAGATCATACCTGAgacaggaggggagagagagagagagaggagcgatGGAGACCACCTCAGAGACCAGCGAGAGCCAGATCATACCTGAGAAAGGAGAGAGAGTCTCGTTCACACACACTTTCTCCTCTCaaagtttcctacctttctcagAGTGTGGTGTCAGAGCAATGAAGCTACGACAATtctcttctgaaaaaaaaaacattttaaaataagcacagagaggtgtggtaaagcatagggaagcattgtaaagcacagagaggtctggtaaagcatagggaagcattgtaaagcacagagaggtctggtaaagcatagggaagcattgtaaagcacagagaggtctggtaaagcatagggaagcattgtaaagcacagagaggtctggtaaagcatagggaagcattgtaaagcacagagaggtctggtaaagcatagggaagcattgtaaagcacagagaggtctggtaaagcatagggaagcattgtaaagcacagagaggtctggtaaaacatagggaagcattgtaaagcacagagaggtctggtaaagcatatggaagcattgtaaagcacagagaggtctggtaaagcatagggaagcattgtaaagcacagagaggtctggtaaagcatagggaagcattgtaaagcacagagaggtctggtaaagcataggaagcattgtaaagcacagagaggtctggtaaagcatattagacTAGAGAATAATTGAAATCCTATTttaagcctctctctctctttgaacccTATCTCTGGTGTCACTGTTTCTCTAAATTTAATTTCCGTCTGTCTGTCGCACTCAGAGAGGGATAATCTGGGATTGAGTTAATCTGACAATCTGGGTATCAAGGAGAATTCAATTACATGTAttttctcctcccctcctctctctctccccctctcccttcatttccctcccctcctctctccgcCCTCTGCCCCTCtcttcctcatcctctcctccctctGCCCCCCACTCCCCTCCCATCCCATCCCTCTGACTCCccatcctctcctctctcccctcccatcctctttcctcccctccctctgccccctctctctcctctcctccctccccctcccttctctgccctatctctcttctctccctctcccccctccctcctcctctcccctcccctccctctccccccctccctcctcctctcccctccccctcccctccctctgccccctctcccccctctcccctctcctcctctctcacctcCTGTCTCTGAGTGTATGTTCTCCTCACATGACAGCCACAGCCCGGTGTGGAACGAGGGGAAGATGAATCTGCCATGAaatacatgaagaaaaaaaacaacagtcttATTATTAAATtcacagtgaaacctggactggatcacactgctgtgcgataggagtctgattcccatccctgatctctctgtctaaatatcccacagttcccagcaatatcctgtagctctcttcactataaaatcagctacaaacctccttcaaccaaagtctatctacagggctgggaatcagactcccgctgcacagtgAATTGTTAAGCATCAGGAGATTTCAAAATAATTTGAACCTGTCGTCCCCCGTCTCCCAGGAGAGCTGCACCTCCAGCGGATGGGACACCCCAGGGACGGGGATGCACCGCGAGGTTTTGTTCTGGGTACAGTGCGGTTTGGGGACCTTCTGTGTACCCCAACACCAATGAGAAGACAGCAGAGCCAtcccagagagagacagagccaAGAGATTCATGAGGAGAGCAAATGCAGGCTTGAGACCCcgcagagagaagagaggagacctggagaggagagaggaggagagaggggagggggagaggagaggggagagaggagagagaggggaagagagaggggtagaggagagaggagaggggaggggagagaggagagaggggagagaggagaggggagagaggagaggggagagaggagaggggagagaggagagaggagaggggagagaggagaggggagaggggagagaggagagagaggagagagaagaggggagaggggagaggggagaggagaggagagaggggagagaggagaggagggaagagaggagagttAAGAGGAGAGGGTTgaggacaggagagagaggagagagggggagagaggagaggagggaagaGAGGAGGAGTTAAGAGGAGAGGGTTGAggacaggagagagggggagaggaggggagagggagagaggagagcgaggggagagaggagtggggaaaggagaggagaggagggagagagaactTCAGTCAACTCTTTTATACATGGACAGGGGTTTGACTGGACACTGCTATTAGTTCAGTGAGGAGACAGACAGGAACCACGCACCATGAGAGACAGGGACAGGGGGTCGGCTGGATGGGGCTGAATCAGGCTTCCTCTTACCTCATATCCAGAGTCTGTGTGATCCTCCTCAGCTCCTCTCTGTGTCTTAGGCAGGATGTCCGATATTAAatatgaatttgaaaaaaaaaacgattgcaGAGAACATTACAGTGGAGAATAATCTGGCTAAcaccctccccccctctctctctctctcctatcctctccctccccccttctcacccctctctctcctctctctctctgacacacacactgagacacacagctaGATATATAActcatactgagacacacacacacacacacacacacactgagacacacagacacacacacagagacacacacacacacagacacacacacaagcacacgcacactgagacacacagacacgcacacacacacacatgcacgcacacacacacacacacacactgagacacacacagacacacacagacacacacacacacagacacacacacacaacacactaagACTACAAAATAATGAAACCAGAAGGACCAGCACTGAGTTCAGATTCACATTTATTAATGCAGAGGAAACTCATCAATAATgtgcagttaataataataataataataataataataataataataataataataataataataataataacacagagcGCAGAGGGAAGTGAACGCAGACCCGGAGAGACCAGCCTGGCCCGGGTTCAGAACCCCTGACCCGACGGACACACTCTCTCCAGAACCAACAGGTGAAGCAGCTGATTCTGTTCAGGGCTGAGCAGAGgcctgagagagaggaggggagagagaggagagagggagagatagaaaaagagggagagagaggagaggagagagaggagagagagagagagagagagagagagagagagagagagagagagagagagagagagaggggagttaGGTGGTGTATCAAGACCAAAGCATAGCGCAAGGCAGTTaaaggactacagctcccagcatccctcaccactgCCCCAAAcacagaggcatgctgggagctgtagtcctagccagggctggaCCGATTCAACAGCTGCTTGTAGAAATGAGTGAGGATCTGCTTACCACAGCTCCGTCTGCAGAGACTTTAGGGAGTCGATGTCCTTCTCCTGACACGCCATCTAGAGGTCGAAATAAACAGCGACAGAGTGTTCAATACAGAGCGTTCAGTGTCTTTAaatgagacacacatacagagagacacagagagagacagagagacacatagacagagagacacacagagagacagacacactagtaacagacagacagacacacacacagacagacacaccacacacacacacacacacacacacagactcaccacCACTGACTGTAGCAGAAGGAACACGTTCTCTTGCAGGAAATTCACTGCAGGATaaaaaacatgaaacaaacagAGAGTCACTCAGCATGTTTCAaaggggttggggtgtgggttggggttggtgtgtgggttggggtgtgggttggggttggggtgtcggttggggttggggtgtcggttggggtttgggtgtggggttggggtgtgggttggtgtgtgggttgtggttggggtgtgggttggggtgtgggttggggttggggtgtgggttggggttggtgtgtgggttggggtgtgggttggggttggggtgtgggttggggttggggtgtgggttggggtgtgggttggggttggtgtgtgggttggggttgggttgtgGTTGGGGTGCGGGTTGGGGTGtcggttggggttggtgtgtgggggttggggttgggggttgggttggggtgtgggttgtgGTTGGGGTGCAGGTTGGGTGTCGGTTGGGTTGGGGTgcgggttggggtgtgggttggggttggtgtgtggttgGGGTgtggttggggttggtgtgtgggttggggttgggtttggggtgtgggttggtgttggggttggtgtgtgggttggggttggggtgtgggttggggttggtgtgtgggttggggttggtgtgtgggttggggtgtgggttggggttgggtgtgggttgaggttggggtgtgggttggggtgtgggttggggttggggtgtggttGGGGTTGTGGTTGGGTGCGGGTTGGGGTGTCGGTTGGGGTTGGGGTGCGGGTTGGGGTGtcggttggggttggggttggggtgtgggttggggttggtgtgtgggttggggttggggtgtgggttggggtgtgggttggggttggtgtgtgggttgggttggggttgtggTTGGGGTGCGGGTTGGGGTGTCggttgggggttggggtgtgtgggttggggttggtgtgtgggttggggttggggtgtgtgggttgggggttgggggttggggttggggtgtgggttgtgGTTGGGGTGCAGGTTGGGGTGTCGGTTGGGGTTGGGGTGCGGGTTGGGGTGtcggttggggttggggttgggtgtgggtgtgggttggggttggggtgtgggttggggttggggtgtgggttggtgtgtgggttggggttggggttggggttggggttggtgtgtgggttggggttcgggttgggttggggttggtgtgtgggttggggttggggtatGGGTtgggggtgtgggttggggttggtgtgtgggttggggtgtgggttggggttggggttggtgtgtgggttggggttggggtgtgggttggggttggggttggggtgtgggttggggttgggggttggggttgtgggtgtgggttggggttgggggttggggttggggtgtgggttggggttggtgtgtgggttggggttgtggttggggtgtgggttggggttggtgtgtgggttggtgttggggtgtgtgggttggggttgggggttggggttggggttggggttggggttggggtgtgggttggggttggtgtgtgggttggggttggggtgtgggtgtgggttggggttggggttggggttggggttggtgtgtggttggggtgtgggttggggttgggggttggggttgg is part of the Acipenser ruthenus unplaced genomic scaffold, fAciRut3.2 maternal haplotype, whole genome shotgun sequence genome and harbors:
- the LOC131733488 gene encoding germ cell-specific gene 1-like protein isoform X1, with the translated sequence MRSPLFSLRGLKPAFALLMNLLALSLSGMALLSSHWCWGTQKVPKPHCTQNKTSRCIPVPGVSHPLEVQLSWETGDDRFIFPSFHTGLWLSCEENIHSETGEENCRSFIALTPHSEKGMIWLSLVSEVVSIALLSLSCVLLLAQLSVSGLYAGSSVSGLRLSSFSAVFTVLSGLLGMVAHMMYTQVFQVTASLGPEDWKPHSWDFSWAFYLAWASFTCCMASGISTLNDYTKTVIMKRGGAKPEEGEEPGGRIADFYQPAPPPSLPCLSTLSPYYQPPRSPPPPPELYSELREAVLQRETSQEQEGIPQSSGDDEEEEGELL